A region from the Hydra vulgaris chromosome 08, alternate assembly HydraT2T_AEP genome encodes:
- the LOC136083515 gene encoding uncharacterized protein LOC136083515, whose protein sequence is MANDLQIGPESLRKICKDNLKLIPYKFQKAHLLTDNLKKVRMERCKLLVKRFSSARQSGIVFTNECLFNVEAFLNHQNNRILPRSIGDANMKGRIASPSGHPQSVMIFGVITSDGKTPLVLVDYGVKIKSQYYLNDVLIKEVLLWSQSHFGTKLWAFQQDSAPTQKAKIV, encoded by the coding sequence ATGGCAAATGATTTACAAATTGGTCCTGAATCACTGAGAAAAATATGCAAGGATAATCTAAAACTTATCCCATACAAGTTCCAAAAAGCTCATCTTCTCACAGACAATCTGAAGAAAGTAAGAATGGAAAGATGCAAGCTGTTGGTCAAACGTTTTTCTTCAGCGCGTCAATCAGGAATTGTTTTCACAAAtgaatgtttatttaatgttgAAGCTTTCTTAAACCATCAAAATAATCGGATATTGCCCAGAAGTATCGGTGATGCAAACATGAAGGGTAGAATCGCTTCTCCTTCAGGACATCCGCAATCCGTTATGATCTTTGGAGTAATAACTTCGGATGGCAAAACTCCGTTAGTTTTAGTGGATTATGGAGTAAAAATCAAAAGTCAATACTACTTAAATGATGTACTTATAAAAGAAGTACTTTTATGGTCCCAATCGCACTTTGGTACAAAGCTCTGGGCATTTCAACAGGATTCAGCTCCTACCCAAAAGGCAAAAATCGTTTAA